The Candidatus Methanomethylicota archaeon genome has a segment encoding these proteins:
- a CDS encoding argininosuccinate synthase, with the protein MKVVLAYSGGLDTTVLLKILQEKYNAEVITLTLNLGQEKDYEEIEERALKAGSIKHYNIDARDEFVNDYVLPALKANALYQQKYPVSSAISRPLIAKKLVEVAEREGADAVAHGCTGKGNDQVRFDVTIKAINPNIKVIAPVRELGLTRDWEIEYAKKKGLPVKISESPYSIDENLWGRSIECGVLEDPYQEPPEEIFKITVNPKNAPENPEIIEITFNNGIPTKINGETMKPKELIMKLNEIGGRHGVGRIDHIEDRVVGLKSREVYEAPAALIAIEAHKDLEKMTLTTQELQFKRLVDDEWTNLVYAGLWMDPLRKALEAFINETQKRVNGEVKVKLYKGGMICVGRRSEYSIYSKELATYEAWSKFNQKMAEGFIEIWGMQTVIANKKLKFHGGS; encoded by the coding sequence TGAGGAAATAGAGGAAAGAGCACTGAAAGCTGGTTCAATAAAACATTACAATATAGATGCAAGAGATGAATTCGTAAATGATTATGTACTACCAGCATTAAAGGCAAATGCACTATACCAACAGAAGTATCCAGTATCAAGCGCAATATCAAGACCACTAATAGCAAAGAAGCTTGTGGAAGTAGCGGAAAGGGAGGGGGCTGATGCCGTAGCCCATGGATGCACAGGTAAGGGGAATGATCAAGTAAGATTTGATGTAACAATAAAAGCCATAAACCCAAACATAAAGGTAATAGCTCCAGTAAGGGAGCTGGGGCTGACGAGGGATTGGGAAATAGAATATGCAAAAAAGAAGGGGCTACCAGTAAAGATTAGCGAAAGCCCATACAGCATAGATGAAAACCTATGGGGTAGAAGCATAGAGTGCGGAGTGCTCGAAGACCCATACCAAGAACCACCAGAAGAAATATTCAAAATAACAGTAAACCCAAAGAACGCCCCAGAAAACCCGGAAATAATAGAGATAACATTCAACAATGGAATACCCACAAAGATAAATGGGGAAACCATGAAGCCAAAGGAACTAATAATGAAATTAAATGAGATTGGTGGAAGACATGGTGTTGGTAGGATAGATCACATAGAAGATAGAGTTGTGGGGTTAAAGTCTAGGGAGGTATACGAAGCACCAGCAGCACTAATAGCGATAGAAGCCCACAAAGACCTTGAAAAGATGACCCTAACAACACAAGAACTACAATTCAAAAGGTTAGTTGACGATGAATGGACAAACCTAGTATACGCTGGATTATGGATGGACCCCCTCAGAAAAGCTCTGGAAGCCTTCATAAACGAGACGCAGAAGAGGGTGAATGGAGAAGTTAAAGTGAAGCTATACAAGGGTGGAATGATATGTGTAGGTAGAAGATCAGAGTACAGCATATACAGCAAGGAGCTGGCAACATATGAAGCTTGGAGCAAATTCAACCAGAAAATGGCTGAAGGGTTCATAGAGATTTGGGGTATGCAAACAGTAATTGCAAATAAAAAGTTAAAATTTCATGGAGGTTCATAG
- the argH gene encoding argininosuccinate lyase, with protein sequence MYRRGLLGKHEEWLMKYESSMEEDAEITLEVITALKVHVEELMEQNLIGKEQGDRIIRALDEIMKKPQKIFDLKDYAEDIHEAIEMALEREIGEEAKLIGLGKSRNDHVATAIRLHLKREISEIIEEIRKFRKTLIERAEEYVDMIMPSFTHLQSAQPTTLAHYLLYIEEEMEEYEDLLNYINSKVIDESPLGAGAIAGSIVTIDRDRMTEKLGMGKTIVNTIRATGSRSFIMIASSILTALQVTLSRIAEDFIIWSTNQFNYIQLPESHLATSSIMPHKKNPVTMEVLRAQAGETIGENTAIMAIIKGVPSGYNLDLQEVTKHLWNITKMVKDSIRVIEDAIRKMKVNDRRTRQDVENNPVIAAEMAELISVKCGIPYRKVHQMMAKALRETDNDIQEALSILKKELGVNINVPVRVQEYLKLKKNLGSPNPDHIRSLILERKRSLMTV encoded by the coding sequence ATGTATAGAAGGGGGCTCCTTGGAAAACATGAAGAATGGCTAATGAAATATGAAAGCTCAATGGAAGAAGATGCTGAAATAACATTAGAAGTAATCACAGCCCTAAAAGTTCATGTGGAAGAATTAATGGAGCAGAATTTAATTGGTAAGGAGCAGGGGGATAGAATAATAAGAGCACTGGACGAAATAATGAAGAAACCGCAAAAAATATTTGATTTAAAAGATTATGCAGAGGACATTCATGAAGCAATAGAAATGGCATTAGAAAGGGAGATTGGAGAAGAAGCCAAATTGATAGGCCTTGGGAAAAGTAGAAACGACCATGTAGCCACAGCAATAAGACTACATTTGAAAAGGGAGATCTCTGAAATAATAGAAGAAATTAGGAAATTCAGGAAGACGTTAATAGAAAGAGCTGAAGAATACGTAGATATGATAATGCCAAGCTTCACACACCTACAATCCGCCCAACCCACAACACTGGCACACTACCTATTATACATAGAGGAGGAAATGGAAGAATATGAAGATCTCCTAAATTACATTAACAGCAAAGTGATAGATGAATCCCCACTGGGGGCAGGAGCCATAGCTGGAAGCATAGTGACTATAGATAGAGATAGGATGACGGAGAAGCTTGGAATGGGTAAAACCATAGTAAATACCATTAGAGCCACTGGTAGTAGGAGCTTCATTATGATTGCATCATCAATACTAACAGCACTACAAGTAACATTGAGTAGAATAGCAGAAGACTTCATAATATGGTCAACCAATCAATTCAACTACATACAACTACCAGAAAGCCATCTCGCAACGAGTAGCATAATGCCCCACAAGAAGAATCCAGTAACCATGGAAGTATTAAGAGCACAAGCAGGAGAAACCATTGGGGAAAACACAGCCATAATGGCGATAATTAAGGGGGTACCATCAGGATACAACCTAGACCTACAAGAAGTAACTAAACACCTATGGAATATAACAAAAATGGTTAAAGATTCAATAAGAGTTATTGAAGACGCCATAAGAAAAATGAAGGTAAACGATAGAAGAACAAGGCAAGATGTGGAGAACAACCCAGTAATAGCAGCCGAAATGGCTGAATTAATATCTGTGAAATGTGGAATACCATATAGGAAAGTCCATCAAATGATGGCTAAAGCGTTAAGGGAAACGGACAACGACATACAAGAAGCTTTAAGCATCCTCAAGAAGGAATTGGGTGTAAATATAAACGTACCAGTGAGAGTTCAAGAATATTTAAAGCTGAAGAAGAATCTTGGATCTCCAAACCCAGATCATATTAGGAGCT